In Hyphomicrobiales bacterium, the sequence GAAGACGCGCGCCCGCCAGGTCGGCGCGCATTCGCGCCGGGGCGGCTTGTCGCCGCCCTTGGCGTCGAGCCCCGGAAAGCAATGCCCCATCGGCACGATGGCGATTTTCGTGGCGTCGTAGAAGACCGCCTCGTCGATGCCGAGCCAACTCCGCAGCCGGACGCCCGAGGGATCGGTGAATGGGCGCCCGCTCGCATGGACGCGCGTGCCCGGCGCCTGCCCGGCAATGCAGAGACGCGCCGTCGCGCCCGCCTGAATGACCGGGCGCGGCTGATGCGGCAGCGGCTGCGGATAGAGCGGCGCATCGCGACAGATCCGGCAGGCGCGCAATTCGGCCAGCACATGATCGAGGCTCTCCGCCGCGATCATCGCCGCGCCAATCTGGAAGGCCCGGGCGCGATCGAGATCAGGCCGTCGCAAACCCAATCCGATCGGCTTTTCGCGTAGCCATGCGGATCGCCTTTCTCGATCCGGGCGAGACCGTTGATCTGACCGCCCGGCCGTCGGCGGATCACATAGAGATCGCCGCTGGTCTCGATGGTGAAGCAATAGGTGCGGCGCGTCTCCTGCGGACCGTAGTAGTAGCAGACGGCATCGGCCGTCGTGGTCCAGCAGGCGTCGCTGTTCGGCACACCGCGATTATGGCCGCTTGCGCGGCCGTCCGCGTGATGAAATTCGCTGAACGGCAAATTCGTCCGGGAGTAGAGACCGGAGACGGTGTTACCTTCGAAGGCGCGGCGGATCTGTTCGCCGTTCAGCCGCTCGGCCGCAACCGCACCGCCCGCCGCCAGGGCAGCGAGCAGGAAGACCGGCATGCGCAGGCTCCACGTCATCAGCGCTGCGCCAGCTTCCGGCTCATCGGCGGGACGGGCGCATGCGAGATCAGCCCGTCGCAATACCAGGACGTGCCGTTGTCGCCATGGTTGCGCGGATTGCCCGGCTCGACCTTGGCCAGCGCATTGACCCGGCCGTTAGCGACGTTGCGCAGCACATAGAGATCGCCGCTCATCTCGACGGTGAAGCAATGGACGGTGCGGTCGCTCGGCGGCCCGTAATAGTAGCAGATGCGGTCGGGCTTGGTGATCCAGCAGGCGTCGGTGTTGGGCTGCCAGCCATTATGGCCGAGCGCCCGTCCATCCGGGTCGTGGTATTCGGTGAAGAAGCCGCCACTGGCGTAGCGCCCCGAAACC encodes:
- a CDS encoding Uracil-DNA glycosylase family protein, whose protein sequence is MIAAESLDHVLAELRACRICRDAPLYPQPLPHQPRPVIQAGATARLCIAGQAPGTRVHASGRPFTDPSGVRLRSWLGIDEAVFYDATKIAIVPMGHCFPGLDAKGGDKPPRRECAPTWRARVFAALPRIELVLAIGRYAQSWHLGAKEAANLSATVAGWREILDRPVQPRVLPLPHPSWRNNAWLKRNPWFEAELLPVLRAEVSRLVR
- a CDS encoding conserved exported hypothetical protein (Evidence 4 : Unknown function but conserved in other organisms), which codes for MPVFLLAALAAGGAVAAERLNGEQIRRAFEGNTVSGLYSRTNLPFSEFHHADGRASGHNRGVPNSDACWTTTADAVCYYYGPQETRRTYCFTIETSGDLYVIRRRPGGQINGLARIEKGDPHGYAKSRSDWVCDGLISIAPGPSRLARR
- a CDS encoding conserved exported hypothetical protein (Evidence 4 : Unknown function but conserved in other organisms); this translates as MSRILLVLLAFLAPISAAGAVERLSGEAIERAFRGNTVSGRYASGGFFTEYHDPDGRALGHNGWQPNTDACWITKPDRICYYYGPPSDRTVHCFTVEMSGDLYVLRNVANGRVNALAKVEPGNPRNHGDNGTSWYCDGLISHAPVPPMSRKLAQR